One region of Salvelinus sp. IW2-2015 linkage group LG1, ASM291031v2, whole genome shotgun sequence genomic DNA includes:
- the fancd2 gene encoding Fanconi anemia group D2 protein isoform X2, producing MMRKKRRSSVDKSESAAPPDVSKSKKSRTTGHQSKTTAQEDTSIDSVFGQFLHEAGVILRQGSTSNEIAVDQVVFQKRLQQRLKKSPRYPGIVQEFITGLESHIEDPERFRNCLLPCVPRLADGDLSSVSSFQESLLRMLLGIEMLQVLVINTLFEKLPEFMFDGAGEDGLNIPRVIVNQLKWLDKIIDSKELAGKLMQLVSVASVEIQCDIITSLPEILEDSQHSDIARELK from the exons ATGATGCGAAAGAAGAGACGCTCCTCTGTGGACAAAAGCGAAAGTGCTGCACCTCCAGATGTGTCAA AGTCCAAGAAGAGTAGGACCACTGGCCATCAGTCCAAGACCACAGCTCAGGAGGACACCAGTATTGACTCAGTCTTTGGCCAATTTCTGCACGAGGCTGGTGTTATCTTGAGACAGGGCAGTACATCCAATGAGATTG CTGTGGACCAAGTGGTTTTCCAAAAGAGACTGCAGCAACGTCTGAAAAAGAGTCCCAGATACCCCGGT ATTGTGCAGGAGTTCATCACAGGACTGGAGTCTCACATTGAGGATCCTGAGAGGTTCAGGAACTGCCTCCTACCCTGTGTACCACGCCTGGCCGATGGGGACTTAAG CTCTGTCAGCTCATTCCAGGAGAGTCTGCTGCGCATGCTGCTTGGGATCGAGATGCTGCAG GTTTTGGTAATCAACACTTTGTTTGAGAAGCTTCCCGAGTTCATGTTTGATGG TGCCGGAGAGGATGGTCTCAATATCCCTCGTGTTATTGTCAACCAGCTCAAGTGGTTAGACAAAATCATAGACAGCAAG GAGTTAGCAGGTAAGCTGATGCAGCTGGTTTCCGTGGCGTCGGTTGAGATACAGTGTGACATCATCACCAGTCTGCCAGAGATCCTGGAGGACTCCCAGCACAGTGACATTGCCAGGGAGCTAAAGTAG